From the genome of Delphinus delphis chromosome 8, mDelDel1.2, whole genome shotgun sequence, one region includes:
- the LOC132429357 gene encoding protein PIP-1-like has translation MGAKEALKERGSLSRTGGGEQSLCTRSAELPSGPWLTPHPGEAQPFASAPIGCRACRGNKARSSGSGRLQLPYLLLLPCLRSEMRTRLLLLLLGLSSLLGLLQALECFQCHRVNASGVCENRESFCHTQGSQQCFLRKVYEGDRFLYGYQGCGDLCLPMSFFRQNARVDFVCCSDSSFCNKL, from the exons ATGGGAGCAAAAGAAGCCTTGAAAGAACGTGGCTCCCTCAGCAGGACAGGTGGAGGTGAGCAGAGCCTGTGTACCAGGAGCGCGGAGCTCCCATCGGGCCCTTGGCTCACTCCGCATCCTGGGGAAGCCCAGCCCTTCGCCTCGGCTCCCATTGGCTGCCGTGCCTGCCGGGGTAATAAAGCCAGATCCTCAGGGTCCGGGCGCCTGCAGCTGCCCTACCTCCTGCTACTGCCTTGTCTTCGATCGGAGATGCGGACGcgcctcctgctgctgctgctgggcctcTCCTCGCTGCTGGGCCTCCTGCAAG CTCTAGAATGTTTCCAGTGTCACCGAGTCAACGCCAGCGGGGTTTGCGAGAACAGGGAAAGCTTCTGCCACACTCAAGGCAGCCAGCAGTGCTTCCTGAGGAAGGTCTACGAAG gTGACAGGTTCCTGTATGGATACCAGGGCTGTGGGGACCTGTGCCTCCCCATGTCTTTCTTCAGACAAAATGCTCGAGTGGATTTTGTGTGCTGCAGTGACTCATCTTTCTGTAACAAGCTTTAG
- the LOC132428910 gene encoding acrosomal protein SP-10-like — translation MKKCLLLVSLYLLGSARGAPGQSDELPGSLDHQASVQQPSGDYFSLENPSDGEALYETSSGENTLSEHGSSEHTAVEHTSSEHAAGGHAAGEHASSEQPSGEQPSGEKTSGERPAGEQPSGIPPSSTISGPVLNCHTCSYMNDQGICLQGEGVCSIQNSQQCMLKKIFEGGKLQFIVQGCESMCPSMNQLSRGTRMQVICCRNQSFCNKV, via the exons ATGAAGAAATGTCTTCTGCTAGTGAGTCTGTATCTGCTTGGATCTGCCAGAG GAGCACCAGGTCAATCTGATGAGCTTCCTGGCTCTCTGGACCATCAAGCTTCAGTTCAGCAACCTTCAGGTGACTACTTTTCACTTGAAAACCCTTCAGATGGTGAGGCTTTATATGAGACTTCTTCAGGCGAGAACACTTTGAGTGAGCATGGTTCAAGTGAGCACACTGCGGTTGAACACACTTCAAGTGAGCATGCTGCAGGTGGGCATGCTGCAGGTGAACACGCTTCCAGTGAACAACCTTCTGGTGAACAGCCTTCGGGTGAAAAGACTTCTGGTGAACGGCCTGCAGGTGAACAGCCTTCAGGCATCCCGCCTTCAAGCACAATTTCAG GCCCAGTATTAAATTGCCACACATGCTCTTATATGAATGACCAAGGAATATGTCTTCAAGGAGAGGGAGTCTGTTCCATTCAGAATTCCCAGCAGTGCATGTTAAAGAAGATCTTTGAAG GTGGAAAACTTCAATTCATTGTCCAGGGCTGTGAAAGCATGTGCCCATCCATGAACCAACTGTCCCGTGGAACCAGGATGCAAGTTATATGCTGTCGGAATCAATCTTTCTGCAACAAGGTCTAG